CCAAAGCTACGTCCGCCGATGCCGACGCTCGCTTGGCCTCATCTCCtttttccgactttattctcgttttcTTTGTTCCCATCACACGTTTTATAAAGTGGCTTGTGCTTTTTTTGCGTAGGGCTAGTATGTCGCGGCCGCGGCGGCGTTTTCCAGCATTGTTCTCTTTGTTTGAAAAAGACATGCTTTCTGCTTCCCAGAATGACATCACACTCCGCGCCTCCCATTGGTCGCCTGAATGACGCGTCATCATTTAAAGGCACAGTACACCAACAGACAACAGCTACTCTACATTTTGTTATTCTGTTTAATtttcatatttaaatatataatatggaGGTTCCACGTTGTgaaattatattgtattattatatatattgtgttTTAGTGAATGAGATGCAATACAGGAACTGTATGGTAATCTATGTCTCTTACCAAAACATGATAAACTGGTCAGTATGGTGAAGTACTGTACACTTATACAACCACAGTGTTGATCAAAATCGAGCATTGTTGTCTTTGGAAATTCAGAATTCCTGATCTAGCTATCGGTCTGGATTAGATTGCATAGAAAATTGTACCTAGTTTTGTGAGTTTGCTGATTGAGGTGCACATTCTCATGTTTTTCTGTGCCAAAATCAGTCGACATTAGCCCGTTGGCCTTCATTTTTGCCTTTCCATTGTTTTCATCTTGTGCCGCCCCAAGAGGTGAAGCATGCACCTGTTGCTTTTAATTCTCTAAATCGAATGTGTATGTATCCATCTTTCCTACATAGGTTGTAAGATCAAGGCGTTGCGTGCCAAGACAAACACCTACATCAAGACCCCAGTCAGGGGTGAAGATCCAGTGTTCATTGTGACTGGGCGCAGGGAGGATGTGGAGATGGCCAAACGTGAGATCGTCTCAGCGGCCGAGCATTTCTCTATGATCCGAGCGTCCCGATGCAAAGCTGGAGGaccgggaggaggaggaggaggctcaCTTCCTGGACCGCCGCACCTCCcaggacaaacaaccattcaggtATTGGAAGCAGCACGTCTGGTCATGCTGTGTTCCTCTTTGATACTCAGTCTGACTTGGAGACTTGGTTTCTCTTGGTCCAGGTGAGGGTGCCGTACAGAGTGGTGGGCTTAGTTGTGGGACCAAAAGGAGCCACCATCAAGCGCATACAGCAGCAGACGCACACTTACATTGTGACACCAAGTCGAGAGAAGGACCCTGTGTTCGAGGTGACCGGCATGCCTGAGAACGTGGACCGTGCCAGGGAGGAGATTGAGACCCACATCACACTGCGAACAGGAACCTTTGTGGACCTCCAGGGAGACAACGACTTCCACACCAATGGCACAGACGTCAGCCTCGAAGGCCTGGGCTCCCTCAGCGCAGGCCTGGGGGCATCCCTGTGGTCCCGGGCCTCCAACCACCATTCTGCACCGCCACCCCCTCCGCCCTCTTCACCACCCACCCTCCCCATGTCCATGAACCACTCCTCTGGTCGCAAGATGTCCTCCTCTGTGGCCTATCAAACGCACAATGGCGGCACAATTAGCTCAGACAACTTCAGTGGTGGACGCAAAGCCAACGAGGGAGGAAGCCCCACCAGTCCGTTCAGCACAGGCTCCAGTAGCGCCGGAGGAGGGTTCACTTTCGGGGGCGACTCCACCCCAGGGCTCCCCACTTCAGAAGAACTTGGCTTTGAATTCAGCGCTTCCAACATCTGGGCGCCTTTCGTCAATGGTGGCGGTGGTGGCAACAAGGCGGGCGGCTCCTCACAGCAGCATCAGCAGCCTCTACGTCGTAACAGCAGCGGCCTCAGCGGCGGCGCCATGACTCCACGATTGTCCCCAACGCTGCCTCAGGACACAGGCCCCCTGGATCACCCATTAGCCCGCCGCGCCCAAAGCGACCCCTTGAGCACGCTCTCCTGGCTCCAGTCCGGCAGCGCTGCAGGTGGCTCCTTCTCTGGAGGCTCAAGCTCCAGCTCTGGTGGCTCCTCCACCGGCTACTCCTCCTGCTCGGCCTCCTCGCTGCCTGGCGGCTCGCCCACTGACTCAGAGGGTGGCGGCAGCAGCGTAGGCCTCAGCTCTGGGATGCTGAGTCGGCTGAAAGGCAGCTCCGGCCCCGGGGTGGCGGGGCTAGTCGGTGTCAACAGGGACTGCTTTGTGTGTTTCGAGAGCGAGGTGACCGCCGCCTTAGTGCCCTGCGGCCATAACCTCTTCTGCATGGAGTGTGCCGGCCAGATCTGCCAGTCTGCTGAGCCTGAGTGCCCTGTGTGCCACACCCCCACCACACAGTGCATCCGCATCTTCTCTTAATGGCTGCAGGAGTGTTGGGAGGGTAAAGCGTTGCTGATGAAGATGGGTCACACTAATAACCTTGAAACACACAATggaccataataataataataataataatgacgatAATGCATTACTAAAGACTGATGccgatgaataataataataataataataatgctaaggATTTCTTCAGAGAGTGGTCTTCAAACTTGTGTCTTATCTCTCTTCAGGCCTTCATTTTGGACCCTCTCATGTCTTCATTCAGGCTTCTTCTCTCTCAGCCTTTTTTTTGGGACACTTTTTGTACTTAGCAGATATTTTTCGACAAAGCTGTCAAACGAGGCCTGCACTTTTCTACTTGTCTCTTTATGTGCTGTGCAAACTCCCAATaacccaccccccacccatgGCGCTGTTCTTTACGACACAAATCTGATTGTTTGGTTGCGACCACTCGGACTGATAAGACCACCCCCTTTTTAGACGTTCAGTGAGCACAGTTCAGTCTGCTGCATGGAGCCCAGTTGCATAGATTCATCTTCATTCACTGAGGAGAAACACCTCTGAGGTGTGGACACTCAGGCTGATGACAATCCCTTTCCATCtctgtgcgcatgtgtgtgcgcgcttgccATGCTCTTGTGCACACCATTGTGTGTCGTTACTGCCTGCTCTCCTTCACCTCCCCCACGGCGCTCTTAAAGGAAGGCGGTGGTCTATCCACACGCCCCTCCCTCCTCCCCAGTGCGCCCACATCCTGTCTGTTACACTCCCATGGGCTCCTGACTGTGGAGGCATGTGGCCAGTTGCAAGGTTCAAATGGCGGTTCTGTGATGTCACAGGCGAATGTTTGCTCCAACATGGTGATCTTGTTTAAGAACTTCCATTCAATAATTTAGCGGGGCGGGGTTCCATTGAACCCCCCCTCCCAACGCCCGAATGTGAGAAAAGCAACaacccttttttaaaatttgtttttattttggtctTCCACCCTGTCACAGCAAAGCTGTGCGGCACGCTGTGCATCCATATAGCGGCGTGCTCCTCGCCATATGTAGTGCACTATACGGACGCTTGGTTCGTCCTCTTGTTTTCTCTTTTAGACCCAGTGTGAGTTTGCAGTAACTGCCTCCTTTTTATAGTGTTAGTGTCTTTGTATGTGGGTGACGTGGTGCCGCGGGAGCATGCTGGGAATGTGCTCATAGAATGAGACAAGCCATGACAAACTCAATTAGAATGACATCCAATTCTTTAAGGGCTTTCTCTCAGTGCAcagatgttttggttttttaatGTCCAAGCTCACACAGTAGGAAGAGTTCTCCTTTATGGCAGCTAGTGGCAAGGTCATCCAGggcttccacacacacacacacacacacacacacacacacactttgtgctCCAATGTTTTGCCTGTTGTTCGTCTTGGAATGAGTTGTCACCTGATGTTGCTCAGGGTGTGACCTGCGACTCAATGAAGGCAGAAACCATAACAAAGCCACACGGACGAAGGCGCTGTCTgactggtggtggtggcggctcGGTGTGCGCGGAGgaggtgtgtgtctgtgtgcgctTAGACCACCTTAATGCCCCTCTTAAATGGAAATTTAAGAAAAGGTTGTGTTGTTGTCCAGATGATCCGGCATGGAGTCTGGTGTTATTTGTGGCCAATGAGAATGTTCGGCTTCATGTACAGTagtttcattcaaaaaaaaaaaaaaggtacaggCTTTTTCAGattgactgctgattttttttagccAATGTATTTTTTAGCCAATTTTTTTTAGCCAAATGTATCCCCATCCCCCATTTCCTTCCTAAAGGTTTGAAAACAGGGTTTCCCGAGGCATGCTAGCCAGTGACCTCTGACCGTCTTCTTTTTTGTGATTAGAGGGGGGGATGCAAAGAGCCTCGccaattggggggggggcagactcCACTCAAGCCTCCGCTcccgttttgtttttgctttaattCTCTTTGTACGCTGAACCAAAATGTAAACGTCAGCAAAGCAGGTGTGAGGCCTGACCTGTGTGTAAATATCCTCAACAAACAATCATTGGCATCTTGTTTTCACAAGCAAAAGGACTTCATTGAAAATAAGTGTAGTTTGTCATTATTTGTAAGTTAACCATCTGCATGTCTTCAAGCCACCTGGCGTTAGCTAATTTTTAagatttaaagagaaaaaaaaacaaaaaactttttacacatttttattttttacaatttatttgGTTACCTAAATATCCCAGACAATAATGTGACCCTTTTTATTacttcaaatttattttttattttccattttttatttttcattatttcctgtgtactACATATAGGCAATTTAtaacaaaatgagaaaaattattgaagaaaattttaaaattgaaatatattttatttgaaagtTTTATGGACCTTTTAACCAGACGCCAGGAAAAATTATATAATCATATAATTTGAGCTGGTTTGACGGTTATGAGAAATGTAtcaagagttttattttttatgcttcTTTAAtaaagtctttgtttttggtttcattttttactgtaaaatgataaacatgtttcttgtttttatttcttcacAGTGCAGGTTGTGTGTTTGCCTGTTGGCCTCACGGTGGCGGAATTGACAAGTCTTCAGCAgggataaaaatgatttttacattttcgtTGAGGATACTCTGCTTAACGCTCCAATCGATGTACGTGCGTTTTCTCTGACTCCGCACTATCGaaacatttgtaaaatattatatattgaaTAAAAAATAGTGATTACGTTTTACCTTAGTTCTAGTTGTTTAATTTCTGCGATAGTTTCGAATGAACGAGTGGCAGTAAAAACAAGTAGCCACGATGAGCCAAGTGATTTTCCTTATTTCATGGATGCAACTGACGATGgcgtccagcagagggcgccgtTTCCATTGATTAGTGGCTGGCCAAGGAAGACAGGCAAACCGGTACAGAGCCGTGACACAGACTGCATGACGTCATCGTGCCGCTCGAACGTGTCCTCCATTGAAAAGAGGTCTGCATTTAAACCAACCTTCTTGGCCCATCATATCCCAAGATTCCTTGCGCACTTCCGTCCGGaccttaaaaatgcaaacattacGGCGCTAAGCGGGAAAACCGTAAGTATTACGTTCATAAATCTTGGTTTGTAAGTCATGTTGTGCAAGCAGACAGTTTGATATGCGAAGCCTTTAGATGTAAAGTCTTTAGTCTTTAGTTTCACTTTGATCTTACTACCCTGGTTATGTAAATACATAACACTTCATATTACGTAGATAAATGGAACAAGATGAagtcattttgtgtttgtgtacatcacGTACATGTTTTATTGGGAAATTCTGGGTGTAAACTTTTATGAATGTTTGTACTCGTGTTAATGTGACCTTGTCTTTACGTTTGTCTTGCTTCTGTCTTTAGAACAGTCTTGGAGGAAGTGCTCGGGCTCgcaagcacatacagtaaacgacgatcaataaaaaaaatagagtaCGTACAAGTTCAGATGCTAATCTGGCaaacaaaatgatgttttcaGTGTTTAACACGTCAACGAATAAATATTGTGCTGAAACGACCGCTCTTGTGATTTTCATCTTCCATATTAATTGCAAAGACTGATGAATAGGGAGGATATGCTGCCTTACAAATGATTCTGTATTCGacttcatttttacaaatacagtggaaagtACAATCATTTATAAAGGGTTTAGCAAATGGCAGCAAGTGCTTCATTTCAGACACGAAAGAAAATACAGTTACTATTATTAAACATGTATTTGAAATAGGATGTGAGTATGTATGACTGCAAGGTGTTGCTGTATGTGTTCCATCAACAAAGATGCCTAGTGTCACTGGGGCATCATGTGGACTGATGCATGTTTCCACTGtcctcatcatcatccatcAAGTGGGTGTGCAAGGATGATCTACACTGCCATGTCAATAAcccttttcaaagaaaatactCTTTCTCAGTGACGTAAACAAAAAAGGTGTCCACCATAAACTTTATAAAGAGCACAAGTAGAATAGGATAGTTTTAAACTAATAAAGTAGCCAAAGAGTAACAAATAAGTAGCTATTAACATGACTATTGTTAGGTTTAGCTCTGAGCTGGAGATAAATCTGCCGACGGAGAACCTGTCTTCTTTCTCCTGTAAAACCTACATTTTAATAAACTGTTATTAATAATGAACTATTATGCCACGTTTTGTTTGGTCTCCTTCACTGCAGTTAGGTTTTCGCTCTCCTTTTGCGATTGAAGGCAGATATTGTTCTGTCATGACGTCAGGGTAACACGACAACACgtgacacaaccaggaagtgtgaGGAGTGCAAGACAGTTTGAATTCACAAGGCTGGTTCGCGGCGTGAGGAGGAGCCTCCGAACGTCTGGCCGGCGTCGACCGGGTAGGCTGCTGGCCTTGTGGGCTGCAGACCTTTAAAttagacagagacagagacgtATCCACACATCTTTACCAACGACATTAGCctttaacaggaaaaaagacgaggaaaaaaactaATAGGCTCCCAACTGGAGCCTATTAATTTCAAGCTAGCAAATCCGTgaatttcaaagagccggctcttagagccgattcgtttgtGACCAACACTGGAGTCTCGGCCTTACCAGTGTATTTATCAATGTTGGCCACATGATGGCAGTATTGACAAGCTCAACAGGGTTACTAATAACGCCATTATTTTTCCCAATTAAAAGGTAATCTACTTCATTACTGTTTCAGACGCTTACAACGCCATTAGCGTTGTTATGCACTGCTATCGATCTCAACAATCTGGATGTCGCTTCAGTTGCTATTGCTCGCTACCATCACACAGGAAGCTAAAGAGCTCGTCAACAAGAGTCGTGGTTGCTCgtgctcaggaaaacactgccttCTAGCGGTGGGACTGGTTGATTTGATTTATTCGAACAGTTGAAGATTTCATTTGCCGTCAGTATACATCCACATATCACGATTcataggagtaggaagaagcagatcttattcaAGCCTCTTTGTTtcccatcaattgctaatacgtTTTTTCATTTCCTATTCAATATTCATGTTCCATTTGCCAGCTCTGAATAACGCTAGAAAATGATTAAGAAATATAACAATGTATTACAATGAAGTTTAGGTTTGTAGATCTGTATGGACGATTTGCTCCAAATTGCATAAAGTCCAGTTGTCGTATGGCTCAGCATGGTATTTCTCCGTGGTTCAGGATTCTTCTTtcttatattttgtaaacatcaactgcttgtactgtttcttaaaatgactcatttttagtgcattgtttgagttcttccATAATTTGATGCCACATACTGATATGATGAAGGTTTTTATCGTTGAGCATAGATGTTTTCAGTAgaatttttcccaaaggtcatatttctcttctcctgatgagaaaaagtgtattgtgtttttgggtaacaggttatttttgtctttatgcacaattttagctgttttaatagttgtgattttaggaatgaaGGGTTCGgatgttctctataagcggcgttatggattatcctaactgatcttttttgttaTACAATTAGTGAGTGAAGTCTGCTTTTATAGTTGTTACCCGCACAAGTCAGATATGGTAAGACTAAagaacaatagagagtatggagtgatttttggtccagtaacaattttgctttattcaacattgaggtatttcttgccactttatattgtatatttttaatgtgggaatttccaactcattttgtcaTCTACTGTATTATAAcacctaaaaatgtattttcattcactgtCAGTGTCCACGCCGTCTATTCGCATTTGCACgtaagtatcctttctgctattaccaaatatcat
This sequence is a window from Dunckerocampus dactyliophorus isolate RoL2022-P2 chromosome 2, RoL_Ddac_1.1, whole genome shotgun sequence. Protein-coding genes within it:
- the LOC129177774 gene encoding RNA-binding protein MEX3B is translated as MPSPLFHPEIMDHDVVISSQHNGVGLPRETDQESRDEDHQEVLRFALDQLSLMALEKVDCVGGGGGGLVDTMDGTQAPSSESCNGGGGYVDLQMLDHPSGSRDSPTSCSPSPEYYGSGGYHMSGSHSVLHGEQGSVLCSRKRSVNMTECVPVPSSEHVAEIVGRQGCKIKALRAKTNTYIKTPVRGEDPVFIVTGRREDVEMAKREIVSAAEHFSMIRASRCKAGGPGGGGGGSLPGPPHLPGQTTIQVRVPYRVVGLVVGPKGATIKRIQQQTHTYIVTPSREKDPVFEVTGMPENVDRAREEIETHITLRTGTFVDLQGDNDFHTNGTDVSLEGLGSLSAGLGASLWSRASNHHSAPPPPPPSSPPTLPMSMNHSSGRKMSSSVAYQTHNGGTISSDNFSGGRKANEGGSPTSPFSTGSSSAGGGFTFGGDSTPGLPTSEELGFEFSASNIWAPFVNGGGGGNKAGGSSQQHQQPLRRNSSGLSGGAMTPRLSPTLPQDTGPLDHPLARRAQSDPLSTLSWLQSGSAAGGSFSGGSSSSSGGSSTGYSSCSASSLPGGSPTDSEGGGSSVGLSSGMLSRLKGSSGPGVAGLVGVNRDCFVCFESEVTAALVPCGHNLFCMECAGQICQSAEPECPVCHTPTTQCIRIFS